AACAGGGAGACAAGTAAGGACAAAAAGATACTCATACCTGCGCGCATGCTACGCCCAGGAAGCGGCAAATACCCCTTCATAGATTTTATACTTTAATAAATGATTAGCTCCGAGAGATTACAATTGCATCCTGCTCTATCCGGTAATTAAATGGATAGGATTGTTTCAAATACTGTAGTGCCTTGAATATTGTTTCATCGTTGAAAGTAGCGGTATACCTGTATTGTTTAACATCTTCGCTGGCAAAGATCACCCTGATACCGTACCAGGCCTGCAGTTTTAAGGCTATCTGTTCAAAAGTTTCATCTTTGATCTCCATTTTCTGCCGTGCCCAGGACGTTTCAGGGGCTTGCCGCGTAAGTGTATCCAGATTTATTTTTTCTACTGTTCCCTTTGATACCGCCACCGTTGCGCTGTGCGTTTTATTGATGGCTGGCTGGTGTTCGCGTTCCAGCACAAATTTTTCGTTAGGTCTTAATATTATCCTCTCTTTTACATTACTGCCATTTGTCACAATCTCTACTTTACCGGAGATGAGGTCTGTTTCCGTACCATGGCTGCCGGGATACGACTTTACGTTGAAGGATGTACCCAGCACGCGGATCCTGTATTCACTGGTATGTACAATAAAAGGATGTTCCTGATCGTGTTTGATATCAAAAAAAGCCTCCCCGGTGATGGTTACCTCGCGATGTTCGTTATCGAAATGCTTACTGATGGAAAGATGGCTGTTCGCATTCAGCATGATCACGCTACTGTCCGGCAGCACAACGGTTTTTCGGCTTTGAGCAGCCGTATAGTGTTCATAGGTCTGTAAACCGGTTGCAGCCCCCTTTTTCCAGAGGTAAGCCAGTGATCCGCCGGTAATCAGTAATATGGCAGCTGCGGCCGCAGCGTAACGTATCCAGGGTCTTTTTACCTGCACCATCTTTGCCTGTCTGCTACGGGAGACCATGTTTTGAAAGTCTTCTCTCCGTGCAATGGCATCCTTCATCGCCGCCAGCTGTTCTTTACTGTTACCCTGGCCTGCATTCAGCATGTCGTATAAACGCAGGGCTTTGTCTACCACAGCGGTATACTCCGGGTTCTCTTTTACCCAGTTGTTCCAGAATAACGTGTCAGGATATTCGCCCCCGCAGAAACGCAGGAAAGATTCATCGCAAAGAAAGTCTTCAGGCTCGGGACGTTGCAGATCCATGTTTTACTTTTCGGCTTGTTTCCTATTGACGGTAAAATCGGATCGTTTTCCTAGAGAAAAAAGAAGTTTTTTTTAAAATCTACATTTTGAGCTTCAGGCGAAGCATCTTAATAGCATCGTAGATAGTATTGTAGGATGTTTTAACGCTTTGTGAATTGAGATGGGCGATCTCTTTATAGGAAAGGTTCTCGAAAAATCTCATGCGTATCAGCTCTATTTGTTTAGGGGATAAAGTATTCAGTGCATTTCTCAGGTCCCTGTTTATTTCTTCATCTCTTTCCCTTGCAATAATAATTTCCTCATAAGAGGCCTCCGTGCCTTCTTCTTCGTGTATCTCAAGCATTGCAGAAGCCGTACGGCCCGCTGCGTTCAGGTAATCAACGATCGTTCTTCTCAGGGAGGTGAAAAGGTAAGACCGTACGTTCTCCACATTGTTCAGCGTTGTGTGGCTATCCCATAGTTTTAAAAACAGGTGCCCGATGCAATCCTTTACCAGATCGCTATCA
This DNA window, taken from Chitinophaga niabensis, encodes the following:
- a CDS encoding FecR family protein, translating into MDLQRPEPEDFLCDESFLRFCGGEYPDTLFWNNWVKENPEYTAVVDKALRLYDMLNAGQGNSKEQLAAMKDAIARREDFQNMVSRSRQAKMVQVKRPWIRYAAAAAAILLITGGSLAYLWKKGAATGLQTYEHYTAAQSRKTVVLPDSSVIMLNANSHLSISKHFDNEHREVTITGEAFFDIKHDQEHPFIVHTSEYRIRVLGTSFNVKSYPGSHGTETDLISGKVEIVTNGSNVKERIILRPNEKFVLEREHQPAINKTHSATVAVSKGTVEKINLDTLTRQAPETSWARQKMEIKDETFEQIALKLQAWYGIRVIFASEDVKQYRYTATFNDETIFKALQYLKQSYPFNYRIEQDAIVISRS
- a CDS encoding RNA polymerase sigma factor; this encodes MQQTNEPVSLWQKIRKGDKEALFVLYDDMYFHLVRYGLSVYADSDLVKDCIGHLFLKLWDSHTTLNNVENVRSYLFTSLRRTIVDYLNAAGRTASAMLEIHEEEGTEASYEEIIIARERDEEINRDLRNALNTLSPKQIELIRMRFFENLSYKEIAHLNSQSVKTSYNTIYDAIKMLRLKLKM